CGGGAAAGCTCAAGCTATCCGTAGAAGAGCAGTACCGACTTGGGGTGTCTTTCTAGATGAAGAAAAACAAGGCGGCGGGCCTTTAATCGATATTGGCACACATGCTTTAGATTTAACATTATGGATGATGGATAATTATGAGCCTGAATCAGTTATGGGTTCAACTTTCCATGAGTTAGGTAAAAAAGAAAATGCAGCGAATGCATGGGGACCGTGGGATCCTAAAAAGTTCACTGTTGAGGACTCAGCTTTTGGATTTATTAAAATGAAAGATGGCTCTACGATTATTCTCGAATCAAGTTGGGCTCTCAATTCATTAGATGTGGATGAAGCAAAATGTGCACTTTCAGGAACTGAAGGTGGCGCTGATATGAAAGATGGTTTAAGAATTCATGGTGAAAATTTCGGCTCTTTATATACTTCAAATATAGAGCTTGAAAATAAAGGCGTCGATTTTTATGAAGGTGAAACAGTTGATGAGGCTGAAGTAGAAGCGCGTAGTTGGATTGATAGCATTCTGAATGACAGTGAACCAGTTGTTAAACCAGAAGAAGCGATTATCATCACTCAAATATTAGAAGCACTTTACGAATCTGCTAAAACAGGTAAAGCTGTTTATTTTGATTAATAAAAAGGGGATATCGATATGAACATAACAGTATGGAACGAATTTAGACATGAAGTAGAAAGTGAAGCAATTAAAGCTGTCTACCCTGATGGTATTCACAATGTTATAGCAGGTTTTTTAAGTAAGGATCATAAAGTTAAAACTGCAACATTAGATGAAGCTGAACACGGCTTAACGGATGAAGTATTAGCGCATACAGATGTCTTAATTTGGTGGGGACATAAAGCACATGATGAAGTAAAAGATGAAATTGTAGCTAAAGTTAAGCAACGTGTACTAGATGGTATGGGACTTATTGTGTTGCATTCAGGTCATTTTTCAAAAATATTCAAAAGTTTAATGGGTACAACGTGTGATTTGAAATGGCGTGAAGCTGACGACAGAGAAAGACTTTGGGTGGTTGATCCAACACATCCTATTACAGAAGGTCTAGATTCATACATTGAGTTAGAAAAAGAAGAAATGTATGGTGAACATTTTGATATTCCTGCACCTGATGAAACAGTATTTATAAGTTGGTTTGAAGGAGGAGAAGTCTTTAGAAGTGGTGCGACATTTAAACGGGGCAATGGTAAGATTTTCTACTTTAGACCAGGACATGAAAGTTATCCTACTTATTATAATGAGCAAATCCAGCAAGTTATTAAAAATGCTGTTGAGTGGGCACGCAATCGAAACACACCGAAACATCAATATGGCAACGCTCAACCACTAGAAGAAATTAGTGAAAAATAAAATAGGAGACTTCAATTATGAATAAACTCAAACTAGGTGTCATTGGTGTTGGTGGAATCGCACAAAATAGGCATATACCAGCTTTTCAAAAATTAAATCACTTAGTAGAAATAGTAGGTGTGCAAGATATTAATGAGGCGTTATCTCAGAAAGTAGCATCTCAATTTCATATTTCGAATGTTTTTACTGAATATGAAGAAATGTTTAGTGAAGTGGATGCGGTTGTTATATGCACACCGAATAAATTTCATGCTGAAATCAGCATTGCAGCTTTAAATGCGGGTGTGCATGTGTTTTGTGAAAAACCAATGGCGATGAAACGAGAAGAATGTGATGCCATGATAGAAGCGTCGAAAAAATCTGGTAAGTTATTAGCAATTGGATATCATTATCGTTTTACAGATGCGGCTATTACTGCTCATCGTGCAATTGAAGAAGGTGTTGTTGGAGATCCACTTGTAACAAGGGTACAAGCGTTGCGCAGACGTAAAGTACCAGGTTGGGGTGTCTTTACAAACAAAGAACTTCAAGGTGGAGGAAGCCTTATAGATTATGGATGTCATTTATTAGACCTTGCTATGTGGCTACAAAATAATGCACAACCAGTAGAAGTGTTAGGCAAGACTTACAACCGTTTAAGTAAAACACCAAACCAAATAAATGACTGGGGTGCTTTTAACCATGAAACATTTGAAGTAGATGACCATGTTTCTACTTTTATAACTTTTGATGATGGTTCAACGATGCAGTTTGAATGTTCGTGGTCGGCAAATATTAAAGAAGATAAAATTCATTTAAGCATGTCCGGAGTTGAAGGTGGTCTCAATGTGTATCCATTTGAAATATATCAACCTCGATTTGGAACGTTCTTTAATGAACAAGCATATGCTGAACATAATGAAGACGAGGCAGCACAAAGACAAGCTTTAAATTTCGTTAATAGTTGTTTAGGTTTAGAAGATTTAATTGTGAAGCCGGAAGAAGCTCAGCGTGTAAGTTCATTAATAGATGCGATTTATCAAAGTAGTGAAGAAGGCAGAAGTGTAAGAATAAAATATTAACAAATTTCTAAGGGGTGTTACATATGAAAATTGGTGTATTTACAGTGCTTTTTCAAGATAAAACATTTGAAGAAATGTTAGATCATGTAGCGAATTCTGGTTTAAAAATGGTCGAAATAGGAACAGGTGGTAACCCAGGAAATCATTTTTGTAATTTAGATGAATTATTAGAAAATGAAGACAAAAGATCAGCATTTATGGATGCCATCACACAAAGAGGTTTGGAAATTAGTGCGTTTAGTTGCCATGACAATCCGGTATCACCTAATAAAGAGTATGCTAAACAAGCACATGAAACATTTATTAAAACGGTCAAATTAGCTTCAATACTAGGTGTACCAGTAGTAAACACTTTTTCAGGGATACCAGGATCAGATGAAGATTCAAAGCATCCTAACTGGCCTGTAACACCTTGGCCAACAGCATATTCTGAAATTCTAGAATGGCAATGGGAAGAAAAATTAATCCCATATTGGAAAGAAGCGGCTCAGTTTGCTAAAGATCACAATGTTAAAATAGGTATTGAATTACATGCAGGATTCTCAGTGCACACACCATATACGTTGCTGAAACTAAGAGAAGCAACAAATGATGCAATAGGTGCAAACTTAGACCCGAGTCATCTTTGGTGGCAAGGCATAGATCCAATAGCAGCAATTAAAATATTAGGCAAAGCCGATGCAATTCATCACTTCCATGCGAAAGATACCTATATCGATCAAGAAAATGTCAATATGTATGGATTAACAGATATGCAACCGTATAGTTCAGTCCAATCAAGAGCATGGACGTTTAGAACAGTCGGTTATGGACATAGCCCGCAAGTATGGGGAGATATAATAAGCGCATTAAGAATTAATGGATATGACTATGTCGTAAGTATAGAACACGAAGATCCAATCATGTCGGTCGAAGAAGGGTTCCAAAAAGCAGCCCACAACCTTCAGACAGTTAACATAAATGAATCACTAGATAATATTTGGTGGGCATAACAAAACCACAGCTTCAGCTTGTTTCAAAACTCGCTGAAGCTGTGGTTTTTAGTTTGAGATGACTTGGTCTTGGTGCCGAAGTCGTGAGTTAAGTCTTGAGTTAATCGAAGACATAGCCAAAGTCGTGAGTTAAGTCTGAAGTTAATCCAAGACATAGCCAAAGTCGTGAGTTAAGTCTTGAGTTAATCCAAGACATAGCCGAAGTCGTGAGTTAATTCTTGAGTTAATCCAAGACATTACCTAATCAATGGATGAGTCATAGATAATAATGAAATGTATGACGACCTTCTTTTTTAAAGTGTTTATTGCATATCTTCCTAATTGCCCATCTATTCCCTCCACACCAGGCTTCCGCTTCTTTCAATGTAAATGGCTCATTTTTCAATACGTATAATTCTTTCAAGTTTTCTAAATATAGTGATTGTCTTGTAGTGGTTGTTGAACAATACATACATTGCCCGTGTCTCATGCGTTCGTCTATGTGTATATGTCCTACTTTTCTACAGTGGGGGCATCTTAATCCTGGGGTTATTTTAGTGAATGGGATTAAGCTTTTAGGATAGATTTGTGAAAAATCTTGTTGCAGAGTTTTGATTTTATTCAATATAGATTTGTTTTCGTGAGTTTTATAATTTTTAAATAACTTTGGGATTTTGTGTAGTTCTGTTGGGAGTAACACTTGATTTCGATTTGGGATTTCTGTGTGAATTGTAAAAGTGGGATTGGTAAAGATGAGATATGATTCGATTTCACGGTTAATATGAAGTTTGGAGTTCATATTCTGCTCTCCTCATCTGCTGAAAAGGTGTTGGGAATATATTTCCGTAGCTATTCTTCATTTGATTATCAACAATATAGTAGTCGCCATGATAGTGTTTAATTTCTAGATTGATTATTTTTTCATCATCTACAACTAGAAAATCAATTTGAACTTTATTTTTAATATCTAGTCTGAGATTGTATTCATAATTTAATTTAAGTCCTTGATCTAAGATTGATTTAACGATTCTTTCTCCTTCTTCTCCTTTTAACTGAGTATAAATTTCTTTAGTTGTTTCATGCTCTTCTATACGATTATCAATCGCTTGAAAGTAAGTAATAGGTTCCATATATCGACCTCCTGTTTTTTTCTCCATATTATATATCATTATGTCTAAAGAACATAAATGCTTTTTTATAAAAAAAGTATAGCTGATTTAACAAAAACACTCATTCTGTAAAAAAATAAACACAAACTCAAAAAATCAAAATCATTTTTGAGTTTGTGTTTATTTTTATCGCATCTAAGAAACGCTCGTTTTTAGAACCTATAACAGGTGTTGGTATTTTTTGAACAGTACGTGATTTTCTAAATGTACATGTTCGTGTGTATCGTGTTCTAATTTCTCTAATCGTTGATATACGAGTCTCCATGTGCCGCATGCTTCTAATGGAGGTTGATAGTTATTAGTGATAGAACGAATTTCCTTCAATAATTGTCCAGCTTCTTCGTGGTCATCAATAAGTGACATGATGGTTTCAGAAAGGTTATCTGTGTAGTTTCCTGAGGACGCTTTAATTAGTTTTGGAAAAGAATGTTGATCTTCGTCTTCAATATGTTGTAAAAGTGTTTGTTTCAGTTTAGTATATAAATCTTTTAGTTCTAGTAAATATGAATGATTAGGACCGTGTACTTTAGCTAGCTTAGTAACATAGGGTGTAAGATTCTTGAACTCTTCTCTTAAAGTTTCGTGATAGCGAGATTGTATATATTGCATTAACGATGGTGCGCTTAAATATTTTATATCGATATTTCCAGTATGATCAGTTTGGGTAATGCTATTTAATTGGCTTAAAAGCGTTTCTAAATCAACATTTTTGTTATTAGAAGTTGCGTGTTCTATTGATACATCACCTCCACAACAAAAATCAATACCATATTTCCGGAAAATATCAGCAGATTTTGGGATATCTGTTACGACATCTGCAACATGACGTTCTTTAGTAATCATTTGAATGCCTCCTTTTGAAATAGTCATATATTTTAGCTTAATTATAGTATATAAAAATGGTTCTCAATATTAGGGAATTCCATTAATATGACATAGGGTTTGATAATGGGCAATCGGATAATAAGAAGCTTTTTAATTCACAAAATGAAAGCGATTGCAAATGTTTTCTATTCATAAATAAAAATTATAAAAAATAATTTAATATTTAAAAAATTAACCCTGAAATTTGATATAGTGTACATAAGGGGAGAGTGAGTTTTATGAAGAGAATTATTTTGATAGCATGTGCTTTTATAGGTGTAATAGTAGGTGCTGGATTTGCATCTGGTCAAGAAGTGCTACAATATTTCACAAGCTTCGGCATTATGGGAATATTTGGAGCTATCATAACAACAGCATTGTTTGCTTATGTAGGTATGATGCTTGTTTGGCTCGGAAGTAAAATGAAGACAGATTCACATAAAGAAGTCATACATAAAATAACTGGAAGATCCGTTATTGGCGTTATTGTAGGATGGATTATTGATTTAGTTATTATCTTCACACTATTTGGTGTAGGTGTCGTAATGTTGGCAGGTGCAGGTTCAAATTTAAGCCAACAATTTGGTATCGCACCTATTATCGGTACTTTAATTATGACTGTCCTTATTCTTTTTGCAGGTATGTTAAAAGTTGAAGGAGTAGTTAAAGTAATAGGGAACATAACACCGTTTCTTATTGTCTTTATCGTCATCATTTCAGTGTATAGTTTCTTCACTGTAGATACATCGTTTGCTGAATTAAATAAATTATCAGTGGCACATTCATCACCATTGCCAAACTGGTTTATAGCAGGTATTAACTATGCGTCATTTAATACTGCGGTAGGTGCATCAATGGCGATTGTCATGGGTGGTGCTGAAAAAGATTCTAAAATCGCTAGTATTGGTGGTTTAATCGGTGGTATTGCTTTAGGTTTAATGATTATATTAAGTCATTTAGCTATTTTCACTAAAATCGATACAGTAGGAGATCTCGATATGCCGATGTTAGGTATTGTCAATGAAATATCTCCTGTCTTAGGTGTCCTCATGGCGATTGTTATATTCGGCATGATATTTAATACAGGACTAGGCATGTTTTATGCGTTTGCTTCTAGATTTACATTTGTCGGTTCAACACCTTTCAAAATATTCTATACGGTATCTGTAATCGTTGGATTAGGCTTAAGCTTTGTAGGATTTACAGATTTAGTTGCCATTTTCTATCCGCTAATTGGCTATTTAGGGTTAGTACTCATATTAGCGCTCTTATATGCACCATTTAAAATGAAGTTTGGAAAAAAAGAACTTTAAATATCATGTTCATTATCTGCTGCAAAGGTTAACTTTGTGGCAGTTTTTATTTGTAAGTTTACATATGAATATATGTAAACGCATAATCATAAATTTCTTACTGTGTAGTCTACAATTATAAGTTATACTTCAATAAAGGGTTAAGTGACAAGAATGGAGTGATAACGTGGAAAAAATAAGAGATCAATGGTCTTCTAAATTAGGATTTATTATGGCATCTGCTGGTGCTGCAATCGGTATTGGGGCAATATGGAAATTCCCATATGTTGCTGGTCAATTCGGCGGTGGTGCTTTCTTACTGTTGTTTGTTATATTTACGCTATTTATAGGATTACCAATGTTAATATCAGAATTTATAATTGGACGTTCTACGA
This portion of the Mammaliicoccus vitulinus genome encodes:
- a CDS encoding Gfo/Idh/MocA family protein, with product MSLNVGIIGCGGIANGKHLPSLQKINEVNIVAFCDIEVEKAQVAAEQYGTDNAKVYVDYKLLLEDDSIDVIHVCTPNSSHKELTIASLDAGKHVMCEKPMAKTTEEARDMIEAAKRNGKKLTIGYQNRFRPDSQYLRKATQRGDLGDIYYGKAQAIRRRAVPTWGVFLDEEKQGGGPLIDIGTHALDLTLWMMDNYEPESVMGSTFHELGKKENAANAWGPWDPKKFTVEDSAFGFIKMKDGSTIILESSWALNSLDVDEAKCALSGTEGGADMKDGLRIHGENFGSLYTSNIELENKGVDFYEGETVDEAEVEARSWIDSILNDSEPVVKPEEAIIITQILEALYESAKTGKAVYFD
- a CDS encoding ThuA domain-containing protein, with translation MNITVWNEFRHEVESEAIKAVYPDGIHNVIAGFLSKDHKVKTATLDEAEHGLTDEVLAHTDVLIWWGHKAHDEVKDEIVAKVKQRVLDGMGLIVLHSGHFSKIFKSLMGTTCDLKWREADDRERLWVVDPTHPITEGLDSYIELEKEEMYGEHFDIPAPDETVFISWFEGGEVFRSGATFKRGNGKIFYFRPGHESYPTYYNEQIQQVIKNAVEWARNRNTPKHQYGNAQPLEEISEK
- a CDS encoding Gfo/Idh/MocA family protein is translated as MNKLKLGVIGVGGIAQNRHIPAFQKLNHLVEIVGVQDINEALSQKVASQFHISNVFTEYEEMFSEVDAVVICTPNKFHAEISIAALNAGVHVFCEKPMAMKREECDAMIEASKKSGKLLAIGYHYRFTDAAITAHRAIEEGVVGDPLVTRVQALRRRKVPGWGVFTNKELQGGGSLIDYGCHLLDLAMWLQNNAQPVEVLGKTYNRLSKTPNQINDWGAFNHETFEVDDHVSTFITFDDGSTMQFECSWSANIKEDKIHLSMSGVEGGLNVYPFEIYQPRFGTFFNEQAYAEHNEDEAAQRQALNFVNSCLGLEDLIVKPEEAQRVSSLIDAIYQSSEEGRSVRIKY
- a CDS encoding sugar phosphate isomerase/epimerase family protein, encoding MKIGVFTVLFQDKTFEEMLDHVANSGLKMVEIGTGGNPGNHFCNLDELLENEDKRSAFMDAITQRGLEISAFSCHDNPVSPNKEYAKQAHETFIKTVKLASILGVPVVNTFSGIPGSDEDSKHPNWPVTPWPTAYSEILEWQWEEKLIPYWKEAAQFAKDHNVKIGIELHAGFSVHTPYTLLKLREATNDAIGANLDPSHLWWQGIDPIAAIKILGKADAIHHFHAKDTYIDQENVNMYGLTDMQPYSSVQSRAWTFRTVGYGHSPQVWGDIISALRINGYDYVVSIEHEDPIMSVEEGFQKAAHNLQTVNINESLDNIWWA
- a CDS encoding nuclease-related domain-containing protein; translated protein: MEPITYFQAIDNRIEEHETTKEIYTQLKGEEGERIVKSILDQGLKLNYEYNLRLDIKNKVQIDFLVVDDEKIINLEIKHYHGDYYIVDNQMKNSYGNIFPTPFQQMRRAEYELQTSY
- the scdA gene encoding iron-sulfur cluster repair di-iron protein ScdA → MITKERHVADVVTDIPKSADIFRKYGIDFCCGGDVSIEHATSNNKNVDLETLLSQLNSITQTDHTGNIDIKYLSAPSLMQYIQSRYHETLREEFKNLTPYVTKLAKVHGPNHSYLLELKDLYTKLKQTLLQHIEDEDQHSFPKLIKASSGNYTDNLSETIMSLIDDHEEAGQLLKEIRSITNNYQPPLEACGTWRLVYQRLEKLEHDTHEHVHLENHVLFKKYQHLL
- a CDS encoding membrane protein, translated to MKRIILIACAFIGVIVGAGFASGQEVLQYFTSFGIMGIFGAIITTALFAYVGMMLVWLGSKMKTDSHKEVIHKITGRSVIGVIVGWIIDLVIIFTLFGVGVVMLAGAGSNLSQQFGIAPIIGTLIMTVLILFAGMLKVEGVVKVIGNITPFLIVFIVIISVYSFFTVDTSFAELNKLSVAHSSPLPNWFIAGINYASFNTAVGASMAIVMGGAEKDSKIASIGGLIGGIALGLMIILSHLAIFTKIDTVGDLDMPMLGIVNEISPVLGVLMAIVIFGMIFNTGLGMFYAFASRFTFVGSTPFKIFYTVSVIVGLGLSFVGFTDLVAIFYPLIGYLGLVLILALLYAPFKMKFGKKEL